A window of Mucilaginibacter paludis DSM 18603 contains these coding sequences:
- a CDS encoding DUF4097 family beta strand repeat-containing protein, whose translation MKTIKFAGILLTILSLSFKLMAQQAEQLVVPLNDPGKPYTLVVDLVFGSVKVNSYDGKDIIIEVQSGGGRREENDRKTGMKRISGSGRMDIMAQEKNNRVNVSSGMPQKQANLMIRIPVGIANLKVSTVNNGDIWVSNINGDMEIVNVNGNIKLDEVSGAVVANTINGNVAVTFKNIDPKAAMAFTTLNGNINVTFPPALKANVKLKSDRGDIFSDFDIVSEKSQTKINKSKKDGVYQLTIDETVYGKIGGGGPEILMKNMNGNIYLHKAK comes from the coding sequence ATGAAAACAATAAAATTTGCAGGAATACTGCTGACAATCCTATCCTTATCGTTCAAGCTGATGGCCCAGCAAGCAGAACAGCTGGTGGTACCGCTGAACGACCCGGGCAAGCCATATACTTTGGTTGTCGACCTGGTATTTGGCTCCGTTAAAGTAAACAGCTATGATGGAAAAGACATTATTATCGAAGTTCAGTCGGGCGGAGGCCGACGAGAAGAAAACGACCGCAAAACTGGCATGAAGCGAATTTCGGGCAGCGGCAGGATGGATATTATGGCCCAGGAAAAAAACAACCGTGTGAACGTGAGTTCGGGTATGCCACAAAAACAAGCAAACCTGATGATCAGGATCCCGGTGGGTATTGCAAACTTAAAAGTCTCTACGGTAAACAACGGCGATATCTGGGTAAGCAATATCAATGGTGATATGGAGATTGTTAATGTAAACGGAAATATCAAGCTTGATGAGGTTTCGGGCGCGGTAGTGGCTAATACCATAAACGGCAATGTGGCAGTTACCTTTAAAAATATCGACCCCAAGGCCGCTATGGCATTTACTACCTTGAATGGCAATATCAACGTAACCTTTCCACCGGCTTTAAAAGCCAATGTTAAATTAAAGTCGGACCGCGGCGATATTTTCAGTGATTTTGATATCGTATCCGAAAAATCACAAACCAAGATCAATAAAAGCAAAAAGGACGGTGTGTATCAACTCACCATTGACGAAACGGTGTACGGAAAAATTGGTGGTGGCGGCCCCGAAATCCTGATGAAAAACATGAACGGCAATATCTATCTGCACAAAGCGAAATAA
- a CDS encoding DUF4097 family beta strand repeat-containing protein translates to MKTRNLIPLLAGCGLCLVQITGYAQPFKDHISKQFSLQKPAASTVVAIYNLLGSVKVEGYAGKQVIVEVDEVITAPNRADVETGKKEFKLGFEQNADTIMAYIDQPYHTKPHNGSWSSHTNDRETPYMVRLEFTVKVPNEVNLRISTVNNGEIDVKDVYGALKLNNVNGGISIANAKGVTDAHTINGNLTAGYLSVPPQASSYYTLNGKLQVTYPANFAANLQLKSMNGKFFTDFTDTEILPAQVVKTQDKKANGTTFKLNKTTQVRIGKGGNLF, encoded by the coding sequence ATGAAAACAAGAAATTTAATTCCGCTTTTAGCGGGATGCGGCCTTTGCCTTGTCCAGATTACAGGATACGCGCAACCGTTTAAAGATCATATCAGCAAACAATTCAGCCTCCAGAAGCCCGCGGCCAGCACGGTTGTAGCCATATACAATTTATTGGGCTCTGTTAAAGTGGAGGGCTATGCAGGCAAACAAGTGATTGTTGAAGTAGACGAAGTTATTACCGCCCCAAACAGGGCCGATGTGGAAACCGGCAAAAAGGAGTTTAAATTAGGATTTGAGCAAAATGCTGATACCATTATGGCCTACATTGACCAACCCTATCATACCAAACCGCATAACGGCAGTTGGAGCAGCCATACCAATGACCGTGAAACACCCTACATGGTTCGATTGGAATTTACCGTTAAGGTACCCAATGAGGTTAATCTGCGAATTTCGACGGTGAACAATGGCGAGATTGATGTGAAAGATGTATATGGCGCCCTTAAACTAAACAACGTAAATGGCGGAATAAGTATAGCCAACGCCAAGGGTGTTACAGATGCGCATACTATCAATGGTAATTTAACAGCCGGTTATCTTTCAGTTCCGCCACAAGCATCATCCTATTATACCCTGAACGGAAAACTGCAGGTAACTTACCCGGCAAACTTTGCAGCCAACCTGCAATTGAAGAGTATGAATGGTAAGTTTTTTACCGACTTTACGGATACAGAAATACTACCTGCCCAAGTAGTAAAAACACAGGACAAAAAAGCCAACGGCACCACTTTTAAATTAAATAAAACTACGCAGGTGCGCATTGGTAAGGGTGGCAACCTTTTTTAA
- a CDS encoding zf-HC2 domain-containing protein, whose translation MKCEQYRDLFTNRINNELTPAENENLEQHLAGCADCAEELQTMQQMWQLMGELETPEPSAHLKVKFQAMLDTYKESVAEDQGWWHNLQEQLKQLWQWQPRWPMAYNLAIVLVTLGCGYLVFHDRKSNQEQQLQALTSQVHELRQTMMLALLENPSASERIRGVSYTTEIKHADKQVIDALLATLNNDPNVNVRLSTLDALTQLAGHPEVREGLIQSITEQDSPLMQSAIADVMLKLQEKRSIGSFRKLLKQKNLDQGVRDKISETIKVLI comes from the coding sequence ATGAAATGTGAGCAATACCGGGATCTGTTTACCAACCGGATCAATAACGAATTAACACCGGCCGAAAACGAAAATTTAGAACAGCACTTAGCCGGATGCGCAGATTGCGCGGAAGAATTACAAACCATGCAACAAATGTGGCAACTGATGGGTGAGTTGGAAACACCTGAGCCATCTGCACATTTAAAGGTAAAGTTCCAGGCCATGCTGGATACGTATAAAGAATCGGTTGCTGAGGATCAAGGCTGGTGGCATAATCTACAGGAGCAATTGAAGCAATTGTGGCAATGGCAGCCGCGCTGGCCAATGGCTTATAACCTGGCGATAGTGCTGGTTACCTTAGGATGCGGATACCTGGTTTTCCATGATCGAAAAAGCAACCAGGAGCAGCAACTACAGGCCCTAACCTCGCAGGTGCATGAGCTGAGGCAAACCATGATGCTGGCCCTGCTTGAAAACCCATCGGCATCCGAGCGCATCAGGGGGGTGAGCTATACCACCGAGATCAAACATGCCGACAAACAGGTGATAGACGCTCTGCTGGCTACGTTGAACAACGACCCTAATGTGAATGTGCGCCTGAGCACCCTGGACGCGTTGACTCAACTGGCAGGCCACCCGGAGGTGCGGGAAGGATTGATCCAATCCATTACCGAACAGGACTCGCCGTTGATGCAATCGGCCATTGCGGATGTAATGCTTAAACTACAGGAGAAGCGGTCGATAGGGTCATTCAGAAAACTGTTGAAACAAAAGAACCTTGACCAAGGTGTACGGGATAAGATTAGTGAAACCATTAAAGTTTTAATTTAA
- a CDS encoding RNA polymerase sigma factor encodes MLKVKAGDLDKMSLLFERYHRPLYGFLYHMTYRREASEDMVQTVFYKMLKYRYTFTGEGEFVHWMYSIARNVLKDSARKSKLPMQQESVDDMADRIGGGTPADGQLEKKQAHRELHNAMARLNEDQREVLTLSRFQELKHQEIAKILNITEGAVKVRVHRAMQELKEIYVKMER; translated from the coding sequence ATGCTCAAGGTGAAAGCCGGAGACCTGGACAAAATGAGCCTGCTTTTTGAGCGGTATCACCGTCCCTTGTATGGCTTTCTGTATCACATGACCTACCGCCGGGAGGCGAGCGAAGATATGGTGCAGACTGTTTTTTACAAAATGCTGAAGTACCGCTACACGTTTACCGGCGAGGGTGAATTTGTACACTGGATGTACTCGATAGCGCGAAATGTATTGAAAGACAGCGCCCGTAAAAGCAAGCTACCTATGCAACAGGAGAGCGTGGACGATATGGCCGACAGAATTGGCGGCGGGACACCGGCAGACGGCCAATTGGAAAAAAAGCAGGCCCACAGGGAACTTCACAATGCCATGGCCCGCTTAAACGAGGACCAACGGGAGGTGCTTACCCTGAGCCGTTTCCAGGAACTGAAGCACCAGGAGATAGCCAAAATACTGAACATTACCGAAGGTGCCGTAAAAGTGAGGGTGCATAGGGCGATGCAGGAGCTTAAAGAGATTTATGTAAAAATGGAACGTTAA
- a CDS encoding arylesterase, whose product MHKLHYCSLIIIILFSCACGNSKSTPGHSDTAATQTSTTPQPANTKTILFFGDSLTAGYGLDDPQSEAFPALVQAKIDSAKLSYKVINGGLSGETSAGGKGRIDWLLKQKVDIFILELGANDGLRGIPTTETAQNLQTIIDKVKAKYPDAKLILTGMMVPPNMGADYATAFKKIFPALAQKNKMAFVPFLLQNVAGIKELNQADGIHPTAKGAKIVANNVWAVLKGEI is encoded by the coding sequence ATGCATAAGTTACACTATTGCTCATTAATAATCATCATCCTGTTTAGCTGCGCCTGCGGTAATTCCAAATCAACGCCAGGCCACAGTGATACTGCCGCTACACAAACATCCACTACACCCCAACCAGCAAATACCAAAACCATTTTATTTTTTGGCGACAGCCTCACCGCCGGTTACGGGCTGGACGACCCGCAATCCGAAGCATTCCCGGCCCTTGTTCAGGCCAAGATTGATTCGGCTAAATTATCGTACAAAGTAATTAACGGCGGCCTGAGCGGCGAAACATCCGCAGGCGGCAAGGGCCGGATAGACTGGCTGCTGAAACAAAAGGTTGACATTTTTATCTTAGAACTTGGCGCGAACGATGGGCTACGCGGCATCCCCACTACCGAAACCGCCCAAAACCTGCAAACCATTATAGATAAAGTTAAAGCAAAATATCCCGATGCTAAACTCATCCTCACCGGCATGATGGTACCGCCCAACATGGGAGCCGATTATGCCACTGCTTTCAAAAAAATATTCCCGGCGCTGGCTCAAAAGAATAAGATGGCCTTTGTGCCCTTTCTGCTGCAAAACGTAGCCGGTATTAAAGAATTAAACCAGGCTGATGGCATACATCCTACTGCTAAAGGGGCCAAAATTGTGGCTAATAATGTTTGGGCCGTTTTGAAGGGGGAGATTTGA
- a CDS encoding ABC transporter ATP-binding protein codes for MTNRVGQIKANLTHIPKTFVETILNIKDLSKTYQSGGQPLTVLHNINFSIEAGSTAAIVGPSGSGKTTLLGLCAGLDRSTSGIVELNNIQLDKLTEDERAQVRNQYVGFIFQNFQLLPTLTALENVMVPLELRGEKNIRPRALELLDKVGLASRGHHYPAQLSGGEQQRVSLARAFSNQPKILFADEPTGNLDAETSEKVVKLLFDLNREAGTTLILVTHDLELASKTQRIIRIKGGHLVEDVRLGAMVDGR; via the coding sequence TTGACTAACCGGGTCGGGCAAATTAAAGCAAACCTGACCCACATTCCAAAAACATTTGTGGAAACCATCCTGAACATTAAAGATCTGAGTAAAACATATCAAAGCGGCGGACAGCCCCTCACCGTACTACATAATATTAATTTTTCTATCGAAGCCGGTTCAACCGCCGCCATTGTAGGGCCATCCGGGAGCGGTAAAACAACGCTGCTGGGCCTATGCGCCGGGCTCGACCGTTCTACCAGCGGCATAGTAGAACTGAACAATATCCAGTTAGATAAACTAACTGAAGACGAGCGCGCGCAGGTGCGTAACCAATACGTGGGCTTTATATTCCAAAACTTCCAGCTGCTGCCAACCTTAACCGCGTTAGAAAACGTGATGGTACCGTTGGAGCTGCGCGGCGAAAAAAATATCAGGCCACGCGCCCTGGAGTTGTTGGATAAGGTTGGCCTGGCATCGCGCGGGCACCATTACCCAGCCCAGCTTTCAGGCGGAGAGCAGCAAAGGGTATCCCTGGCCAGGGCGTTTTCCAATCAGCCTAAAATATTATTTGCCGACGAACCTACCGGCAACCTTGATGCCGAAACCAGCGAGAAGGTAGTGAAACTGCTTTTTGACCTGAACCGCGAAGCCGGCACCACACTCATCCTGGTTACGCACGATCTGGAACTGGCATCAAAAACCCAACGCATTATCCGTATTAAGGGCGGGCACCTGGTGGAGGATGTGCGTTTGGGGGCCATGGTTGATGGTCGATAG